The Elaeis guineensis isolate ETL-2024a chromosome 11, EG11, whole genome shotgun sequence genomic interval AGTTGATTTCATTTAAGACTGAAACCGGATTGGATACTaatatatccatattcatatttattgtaTTTGATGAATACATATACggatatatatattaatcatatataaaaatttatattcatatttattttgaacaatTACATATACAAATTAGATATTATAagtatggatataaattagataattaaattttatgatcataaaattaaaattattattgagtgGATCATAAATAAAGTTAATTACatgttaatataattatatattttttaaaaaaattataaatattatataaaattaattagaatataaATAAAATCGAATATTCAATACGCATCAAACAGTTATCATGCATATCTATACCCCTTTTTCTCTCTGGATTTGGATGCAAGAAGGATCGGACCGTAGGGACAGAATTTAATGAAAATAGATGAAGACCGGTTGCcgtaaaaaaaacaaagaaaagaaaaaaaggttgaAGACcgcaaatattttttaatctccaAATTCTAGGGGTTAAATGCCAAACAGTGGACATCACACCTATCAGATCTGGGGTGAAACAAAGCCTACAGATTTTTTAGTAGATCAACTAGAGCTTTTGTGAAACAGGCTTTAATGACAGGGTCACATCCATTAGATCTTCTACAGTCTAGCTCGTGCTTTAGCTGTTCTAATTGGATGAGTTTTGACAAAGCTGTTATTTTCCCCTTTTTTCTAAGcaaaaataaaagggttattgtTCCCCTAGATCATGCGAATTAAGCAAAACGTTGCATTTCGCCGTGACTCTCTCTATGCAAATTTGCAAAGTGAGCAAAATGCTGCATTCCGCATTTAATCAAGCCCTCCCCTTGGAGTATTGCTGGTAAAATGTAATCCCATAGAACAAACAACTACTTTTCTGAAAATTGCTGGACTTGCTTAAAATGATGTTTggcacttcttttttttttttggtagaaatgtTTGGCACATATTTAAGAAACCTGGCAACAAAGAGCAATACACATGACAGATCTGCATTAAGTTCATTCATCTGTAGCAAATTTAGCGCACCCATTCACCTACAAGGCTTACCAAATGCCAAATCGAGAGgtgcaaaacaaaacaagcatggaaGAATTGGATTCAATCGACTGCACTAGTATAAATTGGGATGATTCTTCTAAAGTATTAAAACAACAAGACAGTCCCCTTCGACTCCAATATTGGGTTCTCCAAACTCTCTTTCACTGTGGCATCAGTGCTATTGCTTTATCACAGCAACTGGTATTAATGACGCAACCAAAGAGCAAAGAACCCAATATGGGAGAGATGACTAAAAGATGGTTAACAATGGAGAAACACCAGATCATTCAATTTTGTCATGTAGGGTGACCACTAGATCGTGGGCGTCATCCAAGAGCTTCCAGACATCCAGCTGCCCTGCCATGTTGTTGCACGCTCTAATGATCTCATCCATGCTGCTGTACGTCTCTATGATCAGCTTCCTCCTCTGCAGAACACAGGCTGCAATGGCAAACAGCAGCAAGTCCTCAGTGGGAGGAGCACGCAGCCTTATCCTCCCCCATGCAGACTTTCCAATACCTGCCCTGATTGCTGCCTGGTCTGCCCACATTACCTCCCATAAACACACAGTTTGCTCAAAAGTGAGCTCCCTGCGAAACATAACCACCACCATTCTGTAGACAAAGAAGCAGTCCTCTGCCTGAAGCTTCTCCAAGTGTCGATACAGGTGCAAGTCCTTGGACTTGATGATCTTTGATACAATGTTCAGCTGTCTCCGTATGCCAACTTCATCAAGCCTAAaattatgccgggctttcctcATGAAGCCCACAAAGCACCAGAATGCCTCATAGTCCTCCTCCATGACTGAAAGTATGGGAGATAGGAGGTCGCTCATACCTTGGCAGTAGCCAATTTCTGGGTCATACAGTGCATATGCCTCAAGAATAGCAACTAAGCGTGCAGCATGgtagattctgcatggctccaagTGGTCATAGTCCTTCAAACCAACAGCAACAGCAGACTTGAGTGCCTTGTCCTCAGAGACTAAAGCTTGGGCTGGAAAGTGGATGACCCACTCCGGATTAGCTCTTATTGCATCTAAACGGATGATACGCTGCCATGTGGCGAAGTCCTCAGCTGCTCGACTAGATTTAGGGTTATCCCCTTCAATTGaagtaattttaatataattGGGATCAGTTTCCATGTTCTCTTCTGCAGCAGAGTACATCAAATGGCTTTCACGTTCGTCTTCAGTAGATGATTCAGTATCGGAGGATTCAGTCTCCCCTGCAGATGCATCATTGACATGAGTGATCCCACTCTTGTCTTCTTCgacattacatgagttggaagcaGAGGTCTCATCTCGTGATGGCTGCTCGATGTTGCCATCATCTAGGCTTCCTCGATCAACAGAGAGGGACTCCCTGGCACTAAACACGTCTCCAGAGCCAGGAGATTCATGGCCCTCAATAAAAATGGGGCTTTCAGCATAACTAACTTGGGCTATTTCCTTCAACTCCTTGTCTCCCTCAGTGCTTAGCTTTAGAAGTCGCCGGCACCGTCTCCTTAGTTTCTCATATTCTTTCCTGTATTAGAAGCAGAAACAACGGAATTTGATCTTGCCTCTAATACTGATAGCATCTATATTCACATTACAAACAAAACTTGGTGCAACTTCAAGTACAGCTTGGTATGACATGGCATCCAATACTATGCAGACAGATGGGAAAATAGAGTAGCTGACTGGTTGACAAACAAATTGTCCTTCCCCATTTTCCCTCAATGTCATTGTGTTGCACACATTCTTGAACAAGTTATTTCTCAAATCACCTTTAATTAAACTCACAAAGAAGAAAACCATGGATTAGAAAACAGATTAGCAACCAAGTCTAAATACCTTTTCTGTTGTCTAACAGCAATTCTTTCAGCCTTTGAACTGTTGAGGCTGTAGCTGCACAAAGAAATGACAAAGATTTATGAAACGCTTCTAGCAACTCTAGATAAACAATACTGCCTTTAAAGCATTGGTACTTATATCATGCACATCACTATCAATTTACTGAAGTGTCTTGAATGCAACAAAGCTTTGTATGCTGCACGCTAGGCAAAATGAATGACATGCAGCTCCCACAAATTAAACATACAACCACAAAAAGTTCAAATGTATAGATGATCAGTATTGTAATGTCTAAAATTTGCAGAATGACATGAAACATCACCATGTTGTCGCATACATGAAGACTGCTAATATATGCAACATATGTGAAGATGAGCTtgacaaatttttaaaaaaagtggTTATTTATGATTTCTTCCACCAAGTCTTCTTTAATCAGTATCAGTAGGATGTGAAACAAGACAACCTTGCAAGAATAAAAAGTATCACAGTTACAACCTTAATAGGATTATTTGTTAATTTATAAGATAACAGCTGTAGTAATCTGTTCAATACATATCCCAGTATTCAGGATATTTTGCAAATGCCAAACAAGAAAAGAATGGCATGGATTTGGAATTGACAGAAAAACTACATAAGTAACCAATCGAATAAGGTCTATCACTTTGTCTTTTCCAAATAAAGTTGCATAAAGTTTAATCTGGAGGAAAAGGAAAAATATAGTatgaatatcatttttttttttaaaaaaaaatcttaattggTACTCTCAAACATAAAAAATCCACCCATAAGCTCTTCTAGCTAAATGTTCCAGTAATCTATCTCACTCAACCACAACTTTGAACAAAATTCACTTAGATAGATGAATATTTCATACCGACTCAAAATGGAATATGGAACTCGAGCTAAACACTAGAAGTGACATAACTGCTCAGTCCATAAACaccttttatttttaattaacacAAGTGAAGTAAACCAGCAATATAATTCAAGTTTATTTCATTAATCTATTGAAGATGGATGAgtacaatctgattcaaattaAAACCTCACTTGCATCATTGTAAGTGCAGAATATAGACAGTTTACAATAACTTTACCAATCAAATTTCAAGTTTCCATCTTCTTGCCAATGTTGGCACAGCAGATGGTCACAGCATAAGTGCAGAATTCATAAaaatgagaatatacaaaaatgagaagtccaacTCAAATGCAATAACATATGGATAATACTAAGTTCAGCAGTGAATAGGTTTGCATGAACAATTCCTATTTGTCAGAAGCAGCAGTGATGAGGTCGAAATAAATTTCTTCAATATCTTTTGTTAGCATGCATTGTTACTTGTACAATTTTTGATGGCAAAATATGAAAAAACCTGGATGCAGGTGCAGCAGCTAGAGGGGTGATGATTGGATGGCATATTGATATGAAACTGTGAGATTAGCAAAAGAATGATGGTTTCTTAACCTTGTTATTCAACAAATCGATAACAAAAAAATCCATATATTGCTGTACAAATATAGTGCAAAACAAAAAATTGAGGTGCAAAAACAGATATACATTAACCATCAAGGAAGCAAGCTTATTAACCAACCTATAAATTAATCAACTAAAGTGGTGAAATAACATCAAAGAAGTGAAACAGGTCTCCACACACCATTAGACCCTCTCGTAAGAAAGTGACAAGGACTGCTGGGAAAATTTTATATGAGGAGGAAAATTGGCTAATTAACTAACAATCATGTTAGTTATTGGCCAGAATTACATATATGCTATTTGATCGATAGATTCTACGTGAAACAATAAAACTAAGTAGTCCCATATAAGATTTTACATCCCGGCGGGACAGGGGGCGTCCCGGCCATCCCATCCCATTTTTATAAGAAAACGGAAGCGGGATGGGCTCGGGACTATGAAATCCATCCTTGCAGGgagagaagaaaaatgaaaggaaagaagaagaaaaatgaaaaaaagagggGGGTAGGGgagaaatagaaagaaaaaggaaaagaatgaaAGTAGAGAAAAGAATGCAAAGAAGgaagaaagtaaaaaaagaaaaaaagaaaagaacgtagagaaagatggaggatatctatTGAGATATATAACTGGGACCACTATCGGGACGGAACGGAACAGCGGGGTATCCCATTCCATGGAGAAACCGAGACACGTttgtcccacgggatttaaaatcttgatccTATATGCACTTGCATTTTGTATTAAATCCTAATGCAAGAGTCCTTTGGCAGCGGATTACACGCACAAGAAATACTGCATCTTATCCCGTTTAATCACATACCtttcattttgaaaaaaattcctCAAACATTCTGCTTATGAACCAAACATTTGATTGATACATTAAATGTAGAATTTACTCTTTTAAAATGACCCAAATCTAGTGATTAATACCCAATAAAGTATTGAATTTTGGGTCTTATACAACCTTAATTCTAACCATATATGTGTACTATTTATCTACTTCTAGAAGTAGACTCCATATGATGGAACTTTGCCCCAAGAATTTTGTTCTGAATCTCTTTAGAACTCAAGTTCTTTCCCTCCCCTTTAAACTCATGTGGTACAAATATTTCAGTTATGCTGATATGCAATGCTCCATGAACATCAGAATCCATCAGATACTCCTTCCATATTCATTATCTACTCAAGTCTCTTTCCCCCTCCTGAAGAAGTTTCTTTTATCCTGATGATAATCTAGTCTAGTAATGTAAAGGCAACCTCATAATTCAGAAAGAACGACAACAGTGGCTTGCAATGTATATTTTATATAACTATTTGCAATATATCTATAGGCACAAGAATGCTACACATATGCTAGTCCTGTACATTATTTTTCTAATTACAGCCTTATGAATAGAAGTAGCAACTCATTGATCAATAAGTACAATGCTTGCAGTATATGTATGCGAATAGTTTTCCTTTATGTGTGCTCTCAGTTCAGCTACTCACCAACAGAAATATAGAATCAACAGTGCACAACAAATTGCAAAGTTGAATTTGCATTAAGATgcagatttttttaatttcatgtcCATGACATAGCTTGTGCTGCTATATAAACTACACCATCTTATGGACAAGATGTCTAGGAACATAGGCTATCAATAGAGCATCCTGAGTTTTTAAGTAAGCAGTTGTAAGTTTGACTATGTTGCGAGAGGCTATAATCCTTAATGTTACCTATCTGAACTCCTTCCAAACTGTTAGCAAAAATCATCATAGATGAAAGCTTTGTGGCCTGTTTGTCTGATAGGAATTATaggatcttgaataaaaagtatttCTATAACCTCCTTGATTTTAAATATTACTTTCTATTTTCTGTTCTATATTTGGGCCAGACTTGGGGTTTTCATAAATAACTTACCATTCAAATCTAGGTTTTGGATTTGCATAAATAAATTATAACCATAATAACTGAAAACAAATAGGTCGACAAACAGACTGCAatgaaaatgaaaatgacagCCATCAAGTAAATATATAACGGccctatattttatttaaaaaaaaaaaaagaagcatttGAAGACAACAGCTGAGATAACTTACACTCCCAGAAGGAAAGGCCAAACCTCAGCCCTGATGCTTGGGTCCACTCCCTAAACCATAAATAATTCGATTAGATCATTGAGGATATTTCTCCAACACTCACAAATAGCATGATCAGCAAAACTCAATGTAAATCAAA includes:
- the LOC105054082 gene encoding rab GTPase-activating protein 22 isoform X2; the encoded protein is MKDLRRSHTSNSSSSPSSSSSTMSSWIHLRSLLIVASSPVPDRGTLKSPWSRRKRKRLLTRHQWYSFFTPDGKLRDGGVKFLKKVRSGGVDPSIRAEVWPFLLGVYSLNSSKAERIAVRQQKRKEYEKLRRRCRRLLKLSTEGDKELKEIAQVSYAESPIFIEGHESPGSGDVFSARESLSVDRGSLDDGNIEQPSRDETSASNSCNVEEDKSGITHVNDASAGETESSDTESSTEDERESHLMYSAAEENMETDPNYIKITSIEGDNPKSSRAAEDFATWQRIIRLDAIRANPEWVIHFPAQALVSEDKALKSAVAVGLKDYDHLEPCRIYHAARLVAILEAYALYDPEIGYCQGMSDLLSPILSVMEEDYEAFWCFVGFMRKARHNFRLDEVGIRRQLNIVSKIIKSKDLHLYRHLEKLQAEDCFFVYRMVVVMFRRELTFEQTVCLWEVMWADQAAIRAGIGKSAWGRIRLRAPPTEDLLLFAIAACVLQRRKLIIETYSSMDEIIRACNNMAGQLDVWKLLDDAHDLVVTLHDKIE
- the LOC105054082 gene encoding rab GTPase-activating protein 22 isoform X1 translates to MWVWGWVEREISSWVEKLGADGGGWIWGPGGRRWHVGVALGVTAMAGLALAATLVISSRRGTLKSPWSRRKRKRLLTRHQWYSFFTPDGKLRDGGVKFLKKVRSGGVDPSIRAEVWPFLLGVYSLNSSKAERIAVRQQKRKEYEKLRRRCRRLLKLSTEGDKELKEIAQVSYAESPIFIEGHESPGSGDVFSARESLSVDRGSLDDGNIEQPSRDETSASNSCNVEEDKSGITHVNDASAGETESSDTESSTEDERESHLMYSAAEENMETDPNYIKITSIEGDNPKSSRAAEDFATWQRIIRLDAIRANPEWVIHFPAQALVSEDKALKSAVAVGLKDYDHLEPCRIYHAARLVAILEAYALYDPEIGYCQGMSDLLSPILSVMEEDYEAFWCFVGFMRKARHNFRLDEVGIRRQLNIVSKIIKSKDLHLYRHLEKLQAEDCFFVYRMVVVMFRRELTFEQTVCLWEVMWADQAAIRAGIGKSAWGRIRLRAPPTEDLLLFAIAACVLQRRKLIIETYSSMDEIIRACNNMAGQLDVWKLLDDAHDLVVTLHDKIE